The Gossypium hirsutum isolate 1008001.06 chromosome D03, Gossypium_hirsutum_v2.1, whole genome shotgun sequence genomic interval tattttgcccacgtatttgttaaaaatttaatctatttttatcgTTAAAAACTAGCGTTATTGATAACAAATGGCATGTCACTTGTACCTTATGTTAATATATAGAgattaatttttaacagtaaaagtgaatgaaacttttaataaaaggactaatttactttttgatctaacataAATGGATTATTTTGTCCATTTCTTTgagtagaaaaaataaaatacaatctatCTTATAATACAAGACCTCCGTGATACTTTTACCGACAATGATTAATACATATCATTTCTAGACATGTCTTTTTTGTCTTGTCCCATGGTTCATTGAGCAATTACTTGTTTTGTTGTATCAAAATTATAACCTTGGTACCCCACCACATGGTTCATTTTGCAGTTGACACTATCAGGCCTGCTCAATTTCATTGATGGATTATGGTCAAGCTGTGGTGATGAGAGGATCATTGTATTCACCACTAACCACAAGGACCGGTTAGACCCAGCTCTACTCCGACCTGGCCGAATGGACATGCACATTCACATGTCCTATTGCAACCCTCAGGGTTTCAAGCTTTTGGCCTCGAATTACTTGGGAATCCACGGGTACCACCACCTTTTCGGCGAGATTGAAGGCTTGTTGCAGGACACCGAGGTCAGTCCCGCACAAATTGCCGAAGAGTTGATGAAGAGCGAAGATCCCGACATTGCACTCGGAGGACTTGTCAAGCTGCTCAAACGGAAGAAGCTGGAAGGTGACGGACCGGTCGATAAAGACGGTAAGACAGTCGGAATTCGAGAAGTTAAAAGACAGAAAGTTGAGACCAAGGGTAAGCCAGTTAGGATGAGTAGAAGGAAGGTGAATAGGAGAAGGAACATATGATTACTagctattatattttatttgcatTAAATTGCTGCTTGCATGAGATTTCAGTGCTTTTAGTGAAATGCCACTCTTCTTTTTAGTTGTAAAAATTTAGAATTACAATGGTAAtgcacaaaaattttaaaaggctTAAATATATATAGAATGCGGCTTCAAAATATCATTTTCTCTTGGCTCAATGAAACCTAAAATTCTAACCATGTTTTTGACCAAAAAGATGTCGTCTCTGTCATCGTTGTTTTCGAATCAGCAACTATCTCTTCACATAATTGAAAGACTTTTTTAAGCATCGCTCGAAACTATTCGCTTTGATCATCAACGAAACCAATGGCATGGAGAGAAATTAAGTCTACTATGCATCCGAGGTTTACTTGTGCAACAAGATAAGTTCCGACACCGAGATGCTCAAAATAAGCAAATCCCCAAAAGACAATAACCTCACAATAAAGTTCGCGAAATGTGAGACAAAGGTTGATTATTTCCAAGGCATCGAGCTTAAATGGACCTATGTAGGTAATGAAGTAGGAATGAGCAATAACCAGAAGGATCCATCCGCTATACGGTCGTTTGTGCTTGGTTTCATAAGAAACATAAAGACTTGGTTTTGAGTTCTTATGTGCCTTACATACTAGAAAAAGCAAAGGCAATAAGAGATGAATAAAGGGTTTTGAAGATGTACACTCTCGACAACAAGCACTGATTTAACTCAAAGGTGTGGGATTCCATTAACTTCGAACATCCCGCGACGTTCGAGACGTTAGCAATGGATCCTGAGTTGAAAAATGCTGTCATGGAGGATCTAAATAGGTTTATTAGTAGGAAAGAGTTTTATAAAAAGGTTGGGAGAGCATGGAAAAGGGGTTACTTGTTGTATGGGTCACCAGGGACCAGTAAATCGAGCTTGGTTGCAGCTATGGCTAATTATCTTAAGTTCGATGTGTATGATCTTCAGCTCGTGAATATATACTGGGAGTCCGATTTGAGACAGTTGCTGCTATCGATGGGGAACCGGTCAATACTCGTGATTGAAGATATCAATTGCAGTGTCAATCTTCCAAACCGGCAACAGCCAGCAACCTGCCGATAAACCAATAAATCTGAAAAAGGAAGTACAGGTTTGGCTTCTCTACAGTTTACACACGTAGATATATTATGTAAGCTAATtcttaaaatatatttgtaaaaattgtgCAGTTGACACTATCGGGGCTACTCAATTTCATTGATGGATTATGGTCAAGCTGTGGAGACGAGAGGATCATTATATTCACCACTAACCATAAGGTCCGGTTAGACCCAGCTCTACTCAGACCAGGCCGAATGGACATGTACATTCACATGTCCTACTGCAACCCTCAAGGTTTCAAGCTTTTGGCCTCGAATTACTTGGGAATCCATGGCTACCACCACCTTTTCGGCGAGATTGAAGGCTTGTTGCAGGACACCGAGGTCAGTCCCGCACAAGTTGCCGAAGAGTTGATGATGAGTGAAGATCCCGATGTTGCGTTAAGTGGACTCGTCAAGCTACTCAAATGGAAGAAGCTGGAAGGTGATGATGCTAATGCGTTCGATATTCAAGATGTTAAAAGACAAAAGGGTTAACTGTTATTCGATAATCCAACTGTACTAATCGTACTTAATTCGATTGACACTGTTGTTATTTCTGTTGAAGCCGTGGTCCAATTCAACCCGGCAACGGACTTGCCTATCAAGCTACTAGGCAATGTAAACTTCGCAACATGGAAAGCTCAATTAGTGATGCTACTCAACGGACATCAATTAAGTGGTCATCTTGACGGTTCAATATCAGCTCCACCAACGGCGATCTcttgaaatagaaaagaaatcCCAAATCCGAAATATCAAATTTGGTTCAGTCAAGATCAGTTCATTCAACAAGCAATGATGGCGTCAGTCGATATCACTATCGTCCCGACCGTAGCCACCGCCGCAACGGCCCAAAAAGCATGGGAGCTTCTTCATACCTTTTATGCTAATATGACcgagaaaaaaaaaagctcagAATTAGAAATAGTAATACATTATCGGATACCTTTTTTGTTTTGATGAGATGATATTTTTGCAGGTAAAACTTATGTATAATATAGACATATTAGTCATTCATTTAGGCTGAATGAGTAACATAATAAAAACATGGTGTATGATTTTTCTTGACATATTAGTGtttgatttttgatatttttaaattttggatttcttCGAGGCTTCGTCTTTCTTGAGATATTTGTGTTCGATTTTCAATTCATTCTTGGGATTCTTTAACCTCGGCTTTCTTCGAGGCTTCGTCCTTCTTGAGATACTTGTGTTCGATTTTCAGTTCTCGAGATTCTTTAACCTCGGCTTTCTTCAAGGCCTCGTCCTTCTCGAGTTTGTCCTCTTCCATTTTCCTCTGTTTTAGGAAACTCAAAAACCCTTCAACCGCAACATCAACATCTTCATCTTTCATTAACTCTTCAGCAACTTGAGCAGGGGTGACCTTGGTAGCTTCCAACAACACCTCGATTTCCCCGAAAAGCCGGTGCTCGCCTTTGATCCCCAAGTAGTTCGCAGCCAAAAGCGTGAAAGCACGCATACATCAATATGACAAGTGAATGTGCAAGTCCATCCTTCCGGGACGTAACAAAGCCGGATCGAGCCTATGCTTGTGGTTCGTCGTTAGCACGATGATCCTCTCGTCTCCGCAACTCGACCATAGACCGTCGACAAAGTTCAATAGCCCCGAAAGCGTCAACTGCATAGATTTCAACACAATCACACACATTTAACACATCAAAAACACAAGGTTAAATTCTTCTATTAGTCCCTATAATTTGTGAAAGTTGTTGATTATtccatgtactttaatttgatcgattttaatctctatacttttcaaATCGATCAAATTTAGTCCAATtactattcaaaatttgaaaatttagtcctgaatcaaaTAGTCTTGTTACTACGCATACAATTGTAGATTTAGTTCATTTTTTCCAATTGGATCGATCTAAATTTAGTCTTACACATATAAAAGTCGTTAatccattaattgaatttttagtgagtaatatgtgaaaataacaagttgAATACGTTTTCCGtatcaaattttggaaatagcaagacttaatgaatttaacagttaTCGTTTAGTggcgtttgaaattttaaaatttgaaaagtataggaactaattacagaatttaaccaaaacaaaaatatgcAAGGACTAACCTGTTTGTCTTGACCATTACGCCTATGTCCACGATCAGGCAAATTAACAGTACAATCAATATCTTCAATCACAAGAATCGATCTATTCCCGATATCAAGCAACAATCTCCTCAAATCCGAATCACTTTTTATATTCTCAAGCTGCAAATCATAAATATCAAACTTCAAATAATTAGCCATAGCAGCAACCAAGCTTGATTTACCAGTCCCAGGTGGTCCATACAACAAAAAACCCCTCTTCCATGATCGACCCACTTTTTTATAAAACTCTTTCCTTCTAATAAACCTGTTTATATCATCAATAGTCATGGTTTTCAATTCTGGGTCAAGTGCTAAAGTCTCAAATGTCGATGGGTGTTCAAGCTTAATCGATTcccatttgaatttaaaaccatAACGAACATTCCCCAATGTATGTATCTTCAAAACCCTCATTTCATTTTCGATCATTTCAGCAGATTTCAACACAAATGGCAAATAAGAATTCATCACTAAATCCCCATTATTTTTCTTGAATCTTAGCATGAAGTATCGTTTTTCAGTAACGTTACCTTTTATCTCCACTCCGTAGCAAACATGTCGCCATTTAAGCTCGACACCATTGAAGGAATCTGTGATTCTTTGACCTTTATCAAGCTTAAATGATAACCCTTTGTCTTTGATCCGTTTGCTTACTTTGAGTCTTTTGCTATTTGGGTTGACTTTGGTGCTTAAATAAAGCTCGGTAGCGTTGAACACGTGGTTCGGTTCGATACCGTCGAATTGGTCGATGATGATGGTTTGTTTGCCGGAGAAGAAACAGAATAAAGAACTGATAGCTGAGAATATGTGTTTTCGAAGTGGGTATGGGATGAGATCGTTGAATATGGATCGTAAAAGCATTAATGAAGCACTTATTGAAGCGTATGTAGTGAAAGCTGATGTTGCAGATGGGAAAATGGTGGAAAAGGATTTGGGGAATTTGTTGAATGGTGATGAAGATGAATGGTTGCTTGGTTTGCAGGAAAGCATggtgagaaaattttgtcttctttttctctttgattttctGGGTTTTTTTCTCTTTATGTTGATGGAGGTTACTTATGTTCATAGGTTAATTACACTAAACATCCTCAAATTATAGcataaattataaattgatttcaaattctaaaacagtTTCAGTTGAGCCCTCAAAGTTAAGTATTGCATCAATCACATCCTTCCTCAACATAACCATTAGCTTAAGCATCAAATATCAACCCGAACCCGACATTGTAGATCAAACTGTAAGCCCGTGTATACCTATCACATGAATAGTCTGAATATAAcgagttaaaataaaaaaaccaagtccTCTATATTTTATTGACACAAcctaattacaatttaatccacgTGATTTATTATATCCATGCTAAATTTTAACTAGCTTTTAAATTGACGAAAAgacttaattaataataaataataatatcttaaagtttatgATCAATTTAAAATCTCGATAATAATTTAAAAGCAGATAATGCAATTAAccctttaaataatttaaaatctctTAGTTAACAACGcccaataaaaataataatttaacatgAATTACCCTATAATTGTTCATAAAAAAAAGTGATGATAATTACAAAAGCAGGtacaatattttttaataaaaagaatttggaatttccacataaaaatattaaattttagaaatggTTAGTTCATGACATTGACAATTGAATGTAATCCACTGcatataaaacaaaaaagaaggcAACTATGaataaaaaaacatacatataGAAACAAAGAAGACTACATTCATCGAATTCGATTCGATCTGATTCGATTTTTTATTGAgagttaaaagaaaatattttcagaaatCTCATAAAAAATCCATGCAACTCgcttcaaaatattaaaatatgttattagtctttgtattttggtaaaattttgagtttaatttgtgtattttgggtAAACTACGGTGAGGTCACCtatctatgtttttttttgtccaactatgaaaagttacaaaatagtcactcaactattcaattttgtattttttggtCACCAGCCTACTAGTATAAAAATGATAACGCCCAAAAATCTAAGATAGTTGTGACCAGAAAAGAAATTTGCTAATAGTTAGGTGaccattttgtaaattttcataattgggtaataaaaaaaaacatagttgGGTGAAtactaatgtagtttaccctttacctttttatttataaattctcGTCCAATCattaatgttgttattattttccatcaagatttatcaatttaacatatttattttccGTCAATCATGTGACATGTCATAAAAGGACAACCTGATTAACATGACAAGTTTGTAACTTTTGatagaaaataataatgattAGATTAGGATTTCTAAATCTAAAAAGTTAGAAGACTTAATTTTTAACGTTTTAATTATAGGGACTAATCTCAAATTTTactaaagtataaggactaacgACACATATTGATACCCAAATTTGACTTCAATGTTCAAATTGATACccatatttttttgttcaaattggTACATAAATTTAACTTTCGTCACATATTTTAGTCTATTTGTGTAACTTCATTAAAATGGGACAATGTGAACAGGGGCGGCACTAGGGGGCTTGCAATGGCCAAGGCCCCCTCAAAATgggaaaatagtttttttttcctttaaattttataaaattataagttagtaAATGGTTAAGTTGCATTTTGGCCCctcaaataataaaattgtaatttaattctttaaaaattataaatatataatctaacacaatgataaaattacattttaattctcATAAAAATACATAACTTAATTTCGgtctcaaaaaataatttttggcttCGCCCTTTAAAGTGAACCAATTAAGTTGTTACACGTGACAAGAAGAGCAGCTAATGACATGACATGACATATGTGCCACATGTCTAACATGATTTACCCATGTGGTCCCATTTTAACGAAGTTAAAAAAATAGACTAAAATGTGAGAGGAGCCAAATTTGAATACCAATTTGAATATTGAAGCAAAATTCATGTACCAAAAGATATATTTACCCCTTAAGAATTTGGTGATTGTTGAGCAATGATTCAGCTGTTGAAGGGCTCTCACTCAGTACAATTCATATCCATCCCTAAATGAGTCCATGCCTTCACTTAATAGTTGCCAAAACATGCTACCACTAGCTGCTGCTCCTCCTTTAGCTGATGTATATAATTTGTGGTACCCAATGTCAAACAATTGGTCTCTCTTGTAAGTATTGGAACTGGGGTCTTTTCTTGATTTTCCAAAATTGGCGACAATGATCGGATTTTGGAGGACGTATTCCGCGTCTCGAATGTGAGCGTCGAGCCAATGACCGACTTTTGGAGGATGAATTTCGTGTCTCGAATGTGAGCGTTGAGCCAACGACCGGCTTTTGGAGGACGAATTTCGTGTCTCGAATGTGAGCGTCAAGCCAATCGGTTAAAAATGGGAGCCGGTATTCATTGTTAGAGTTGGATAACCAGGTACTGTTAACAATGAGGAACTTGAAATTTTCATAAGTTGTATTTTTAAGTTTAGGATTATTCCACCAGACGTCCTCAAACCATGACACAGATGTTAAATTAatctctaaattttaaaatgttttagttAAGCCCTTAAAGATTAGGATTACATCAATCAAATCTTGTTGTCGGTCTAGTTGTCGGCTTGGACATTAAATGTTATCTAGAATCAGACGTGgagcatatttaaaatatgtgtaTCGAATTTTAAACATGAATGTAACTATCACTGGACAATTTAAATTTGACATGTAAAAAATTATCTACGCAGTAGATACATACTTGTTTAAAATCGGTTAAAATACAAAATTGGCCTCCAAACTATATCACTTTTCTCACCTAGTTATCTGAATTTTTTATTGTCAAAAATGAtacctaaattattaattttgtcaCATTTTACTCAAAACACGATAAAAACCAATAAGAACATGACATGTCACATGTTCTTATTGAATATCATACACTTCACTAGTAGAGTTAGACAAAATTAATAGTTTAAATGCCACCTTTGaccaaaaaaaactttaaataccTAAGAGAAAAAAGCAATATAGTTTAGGGGCCAATTTTGCAGTTAAGCCCTTAAATTTTGAatcacatattttaaatatggtCCCATCTGTAATTAGACTGACTGAAGAACCTTATTGATACGACAATGATACCTTGAGGACACGATTAAAACCTTTTTcagggactaatttaaaatttgagcatAATTTGGGACCTCTAGTGAAATTAACCCTTAAAGTTTACATGATAATTACAATTGATCAGGATATGAATGGATTGTTTTGAAAAATCAATAGCAGGAATCAAATTATTTGCTATGAAACCTGTTCCAATTTCCGAACAGGGATTAAGTTTCATCCTGAGAGGAGTTGATCGTCCATAAAACCCTTCTAAACCAGCTTCCACCAGGTGATTTTTGTCAACGGATTTTACATGATAAGCCATTTCCATTATCCAAGCCTATCAACGAAAGAAAATCAAAATCTCAAATTTATAAGGTTAAATTAAAGGTAAATATACCTTTTGATATCTGAATTTGagttcaatattcaaatttgacTTCTATCACacattttgtaatttagttaaaattagaTGATGTGGACCAAACAAATTGTTACACATGATAGATGGCATGACATGTGCCCGAACAAGTTGCTACACATGATAGGTACATCAATTGATGTGCCACGCGCCCAAGGACACTACTAGGGGGTTGGCAGAGACCCTGATccccttaaaatgaaattttcatttgCCAACCTTTTAGaatgaaaattttagttttctctctttagaatttataaaattgtaaattaatagACGATAGAATTGCACTTTAcacctaaaaatgataaaaaaaaattaatcttttaaaaaattataaaaataaaaactattaaaataataaaattacatttagtTGTCATAAATATATACAACCTCCAAAAATCTTCAATAACATCAGTGTTAACgtacatattattaaattataatcatAATCATATGGTAGACAAAAATTCATTGGGTAACATTAACAAGGAcctataattttgataatttcatGTCCTCCCAGATATCTGGggaagaaaacaactcaaaaaaattatattgattgcACTATACATTCCTCAAGATCAGATATCTCATGGAAGAAACTAAAGCAAGGATGAGATACTGCAATTATTATTCACAAAGGGAGAAAAGAATGTATTCGCGTCTTATTCTATAGCTACGGTGATCGACACTGACAGACAGATTATCACAAGCTCTAGTCTAGTACTGAATGATTAATAATGGCTTAATTATTTACTTGGCTGTTGGATTATCGGGATCTGGACCTTTTGCAATGCTAGCAGAAGATGATGCTTTTCCTGTTGggaagtaagaccatgccaaggctgCTGCCCCGAGGGTAATTGCAGTGGCAACCGAACCCCAGACCCATCTTTGTTTCCGTTTCTTACGTAGTCTTTCACGCCGTGCCATCTCTAAATGAAACAAACAATAAATTCTGAATCTGGTAAATGTTGAGGGAAGAAGGATTAAGAATGGGGTACAAAATCCTTACCTACAGCCTCTTGGTTCCTCTGAGACATTTCCCGATTCACGGCCTCATAGTAGTGGAGCCGGTCCAATAGTCGAGCAATTTCAAAGTTCTTCGATTCGATTTGAGCTTCCATCTCTGTCTCAAGCTCTGCTTTTGCGATGCCCCTTCCCATGGATAATGATACGAACCGTGCAATACCCATTTGCTGTCGCAGTTCTTCGGCTGGAT includes:
- the LOC107907814 gene encoding AAA-ATPase At5g17730-like is translated as MDMYIHMSYCNPQGFKLLASNYLGIHGYHHLFGEIEGLLQDTEVSPAQVAEELMMSEDPDVALSGLVKLLKWKKLEAVVQFNPATDLPIKLLGNVNFATWKAQLVMLLNGHQLSGHLDGSISAPPTAIS
- the LOC121215250 gene encoding mannan endo-1,4-beta-mannosidase 7-like produces the protein MRYLILRNAWIMEMAYHVKSVDKNHLVEAGLEGFYGRSTPLRMKLNPCSEIGTGFIANNLIPAIDFSKQSIHILINCNYHVNFKGTRNSSSKSRSLAQRSHSRHEIHPPKVGHWLDAHIRDAEYVLQNPIIVANFGKSRKDPSSNTYKRDQLFDIGYHKLYTSAKGGAAASGSMFWQLLSEGMDSFRDGYELY